From Crassaminicella indica, one genomic window encodes:
- a CDS encoding flavodoxin, which produces MKKIAVIYWSGTGNTKLMAEAVAQGAGSDAKLLSVESATKDDVLNADAIALGCPSMGAEVLEETFMEPFIESIADCVSGKPVALFGSYDWGDGQWMRDWVERMQSYGANVIGEGVIIRLTPDDEGLDICKALGEDLAK; this is translated from the coding sequence ATGAAAAAAATAGCTGTAATTTATTGGAGTGGGACTGGAAATACAAAATTAATGGCAGAAGCTGTAGCACAAGGGGCTGGCAGTGATGCAAAATTATTGAGTGTTGAATCTGCAACAAAAGATGATGTACTAAATGCTGATGCTATAGCTTTAGGTTGTCCTTCTATGGGTGCCGAGGTTTTAGAAGAAACTTTTATGGAGCCTTTTATTGAATCTATTGCAGATTGTGTTTCTGGAAAGCCTGTTGCTCTATTTGGTTCATATGATTGGGGCGATGGTCAATGGATGAGAGATTGGGTAGAAAGAATGCAAAGCTACGGTGCTAATGTAATCGGAGAAGGAGTAATAATTCGTTTAACGCCTGATGATGAAGGACTAGATATTTGCAAAGCTTTAGGAGAAGATTTAGCAAAATAG
- a CDS encoding metal-sensitive transcriptional regulator produces MSTEDAKKDIINRLRTIKGHIAGIEKMVEDNTKTCDDILLQIAAIRASVHKVGLVILENYAKDCFINQKEGDYISKEEVEKVLKTIAKFVK; encoded by the coding sequence ATGTCTACAGAAGATGCAAAAAAAGATATTATCAATAGATTAAGAACTATAAAGGGGCATATAGCAGGAATAGAGAAAATGGTAGAAGATAATACAAAAACTTGTGATGATATATTGCTTCAGATTGCTGCAATTAGAGCTTCTGTTCATAAGGTAGGCTTAGTTATATTAGAAAACTATGCAAAGGATTGCTTTATTAATCAAAAGGAAGGGGATTATATAAGCAAAGAAGAAGTAGAAAAAGTTCTAAAAACGATTGCAAAATTTGTAAAATAG
- a CDS encoding DUF3793 family protein, translating into MLQIENKPVCFKQSNDNFIKWLVQILGPVILGAKPSELLSFPNNDKAFDEKIHKIHYYFRNCKKISYKIFPFSHQSTKVFFYQTKSLEAVLKDPRNARFLKSIGYPKVYNLEDYLNHMIDKIMQGTMPDEIGLFLGYPLKDVIGFMGHPSLRLTKVNGWRVYGDATLSDQTYNEFLKAKNQIKKLLAFSHIDQILSYA; encoded by the coding sequence ATGCTTCAAATAGAAAATAAACCTGTTTGTTTTAAACAAAGCAATGATAATTTTATAAAATGGCTTGTTCAAATTTTAGGTCCTGTTATTCTCGGAGCAAAGCCATCAGAGCTTTTAAGCTTTCCAAACAATGATAAAGCTTTTGATGAAAAAATACATAAAATTCATTATTATTTTAGAAATTGCAAAAAAATATCCTATAAAATATTTCCTTTTTCTCATCAAAGTACAAAAGTATTTTTTTATCAGACTAAATCTTTAGAAGCTGTATTAAAAGATCCTAGAAATGCAAGATTCTTAAAAAGCATAGGCTATCCAAAAGTATATAATTTAGAAGATTACCTCAATCATATGATTGATAAAATAATGCAAGGAACAATGCCTGATGAAATAGGTCTTTTTCTTGGATATCCTTTGAAGGATGTCATTGGGTTTATGGGACATCCATCTTTAAGACTTACTAAAGTAAATGGTTGGAGGGTATATGGAGACGCTACTCTGTCAGATCAAACATATAATGAATTTTTAAAGGCAAAAAATCAAATCAAGAAATTATTAGCCTTTAGTCATATAGATCAAATATTATCTTATGCATAA
- a CDS encoding TMEM165/GDT1 family protein codes for MLQEFIRSLFLIFIAEMGDKTQILAMAFATRFKVYQVLLGVFIGSFLNHGIAVALGTYLSKLISINTIQIIAGFLFVGFALWTLKMDEEDEEENKGKNYGPVLTVALAFFIGELGDKTQLTAITLSVDANFPIFVLLGTVSGMVFTSALGIFVGSKIGEKVSEFTMKWVAASIFMFFGIEKLYKTLPEEYLTTVNISIFFIVIIVSIYLLLKPALKARKRRRLF; via the coding sequence ATGCTTCAAGAATTTATTAGATCATTATTTTTAATATTCATAGCAGAGATGGGAGATAAAACACAAATATTAGCTATGGCTTTTGCAACTAGGTTTAAAGTTTATCAAGTATTATTAGGTGTATTTATAGGTTCATTTTTAAATCATGGGATTGCTGTAGCATTAGGTACTTATCTATCTAAGCTAATTTCAATAAATACGATTCAAATTATTGCAGGATTTTTATTTGTAGGCTTTGCTCTTTGGACTTTGAAAATGGATGAGGAGGATGAAGAGGAAAATAAAGGGAAAAATTATGGCCCTGTTTTAACAGTCGCACTGGCATTTTTCATAGGGGAGCTGGGAGATAAGACACAGCTTACAGCAATTACTTTATCTGTAGATGCAAATTTTCCAATATTTGTTTTACTCGGGACGGTATCAGGGATGGTATTTACTAGTGCATTAGGTATTTTTGTAGGGAGTAAAATTGGTGAGAAGGTTTCAGAATTTACAATGAAATGGGTTGCTGCTAGTATATTTATGTTTTTTGGCATAGAAAAGCTTTATAAAACCTTACCAGAGGAATATTTAACTACTGTAAATATAAGCATATTTTTTATTGTAATAATAGTTAGTATATATCTTTTATTAAAACCTGCTTTAAAAGCAAGAAAAAGACGAAGGCTTTTCTAA
- a CDS encoding ABC transporter ATP-binding protein, translating to MTLKIQQLYKSYQRLVVFENFNINIPQEHITCILGPSGCGKTTLLNTISGIVKAEAGEFLGFGDKVIGYLFQEPRLLPWKSVWGNIEFVLKDVYSKEEREKIISQYIKMVNLEGFEDYYPKDISGGMLQRVAIARAFAYPSDILLMDEPFKGLDLKIKRELIDAFIKLWMKDLRTVIFVTHDIEEAISLGDRIYIFSKAPVKIKKSFEIATAKEKRSLEDESLIKIKKEIHDILFIDDLDT from the coding sequence ATGACCCTAAAGATTCAACAGTTATATAAAAGCTATCAAAGGCTTGTAGTATTTGAAAACTTTAATATAAATATTCCACAAGAACATATTACTTGTATTTTGGGTCCATCAGGATGTGGAAAAACTACTTTGTTAAATACGATTAGTGGAATTGTTAAAGCTGAAGCAGGAGAATTTTTAGGATTTGGTGATAAAGTTATTGGGTATCTTTTTCAGGAACCACGGCTTCTACCGTGGAAGAGTGTATGGGGGAATATTGAATTTGTATTAAAGGATGTTTATTCAAAGGAAGAAAGGGAAAAAATCATATCCCAATATATAAAAATGGTGAATTTAGAAGGCTTTGAAGATTATTATCCAAAGGATATTAGTGGTGGAATGCTGCAAAGAGTTGCTATTGCTAGGGCTTTTGCATATCCTTCTGATATTCTACTTATGGATGAACCTTTTAAGGGATTGGATTTAAAGATAAAAAGAGAGCTTATTGATGCTTTTATTAAGCTATGGATGAAAGATCTGAGAACAGTGATTTTTGTAACACATGACATAGAAGAAGCCATAAGCTTAGGGGATAGGATTTATATTTTTAGTAAGGCACCTGTCAAAATAAAAAAGAGCTTTGAGATTGCTACTGCGAAAGAGAAAAGAAGCTTAGAGGATGAAAGCTTAATAAAGATAAAAAAAGAGATTCATGATATTTTATTTATTGACGATTTGGATACTTAA
- a CDS encoding heme ABC transporter ATP-binding protein: MKKLTYPIEIDHLNWSFGENNILKNISVKIAEKKFTCIIGPNGSGKSTLLKNILKLLSPHKKSIYIYSEDVVNLKYKDLARKIAAVPQNTMVDFDFTVMDIVLMGRSPHLKRFEVESEEDFQIVKKAMQLTNTWHLKDRGIHKISGGERQRVIIARALAQQSQILILDEPISNLDIHHQIEVLNIAKELCTNKNITVLAVLHDLNFAIQYSDYLILLNKGEIIAEGLPEQVITKKNIKKVYNIDVYMMKNPITGKPHIIPIIS; this comes from the coding sequence GTGAAAAAGTTGACCTATCCAATAGAAATAGATCATCTGAACTGGAGCTTTGGAGAAAATAACATATTAAAAAATATTAGTGTGAAAATAGCAGAAAAAAAGTTTACCTGTATTATAGGACCAAATGGTTCTGGCAAGTCAACACTTTTAAAAAATATATTAAAGCTTCTATCGCCTCATAAAAAGTCTATTTATATTTATAGTGAAGATGTGGTGAATTTAAAATATAAAGATTTAGCGAGGAAAATTGCAGCTGTTCCTCAAAATACGATGGTAGATTTTGATTTTACAGTTATGGATATTGTTTTAATGGGTAGAAGTCCTCATTTGAAAAGATTTGAAGTAGAAAGTGAAGAGGATTTTCAAATCGTAAAAAAAGCAATGCAACTAACAAATACGTGGCATTTAAAGGATAGAGGAATCCATAAAATCAGTGGAGGAGAAAGGCAGAGAGTTATTATTGCTAGAGCTTTAGCACAGCAATCTCAAATTTTGATTTTAGATGAACCGATTTCAAATCTTGATATTCATCATCAAATTGAGGTTTTAAATATTGCGAAAGAATTGTGTACAAATAAGAATATTACAGTACTTGCAGTTTTGCATGACTTGAATTTTGCGATACAATATAGCGATTATTTAATTCTTTTAAATAAAGGAGAGATTATTGCAGAGGGTTTACCAGAACAAGTGATTACGAAAAAGAACATAAAGAAGGTATACAATATAGATGTCTATATGATGAAAAATCCTATAACTGGAAAGCCTCATATTATTCCGATAATTTCTTAA
- a CDS encoding ABC transporter substrate-binding protein, with translation MKKVLSFMMILVLLFTAVGCSKKEAKYENKKEAVKIAGLKGPTSIGMIKMFEEKPSLGKNIDTSYEVVASPDLLVSKLLSKEVDFAALPTNVAAKLYNKGAGYKLVAVNTLGVLYMMSQEEVINDWDDLKGKKINVIAKGSNPDVVFKYLLQKNGLDPEKDVVLDYTLSHAELAQAVAAGKVDIAVLPEPFVTMVSMKNKNAKITMNIQEEWQAVLGESAALVQGCLVVREEFAKENPEIVNNFLEEYKKSVNWVNKNNEEAGKLVEKHGIGMKAKMAELAIPRCNIVFQDAQKSQKTVEGYLKVLYDFSPKAVGGKLPDENFYYKK, from the coding sequence ATGAAAAAAGTATTATCTTTTATGATGATTTTAGTGCTGCTTTTTACTGCTGTAGGTTGTTCAAAAAAAGAAGCTAAATATGAAAACAAAAAAGAAGCTGTAAAGATTGCTGGGCTAAAAGGACCTACTTCTATAGGGATGATAAAAATGTTTGAAGAAAAACCTTCATTAGGGAAAAATATAGATACTTCTTATGAGGTAGTAGCAAGTCCTGATCTTTTGGTTTCGAAGCTATTATCAAAAGAGGTTGATTTTGCAGCTCTTCCTACAAATGTAGCAGCAAAGCTTTATAATAAGGGAGCAGGTTATAAGCTTGTGGCTGTAAATACATTGGGTGTTCTTTATATGATGAGTCAAGAAGAGGTTATTAATGATTGGGATGATTTAAAGGGGAAAAAGATTAACGTTATAGCAAAAGGTTCAAATCCTGATGTAGTATTTAAGTATTTACTACAAAAAAATGGATTAGACCCAGAAAAAGATGTTGTACTAGATTATACATTATCTCATGCTGAGCTTGCACAAGCTGTAGCTGCTGGGAAGGTAGATATAGCAGTACTTCCAGAGCCATTTGTAACAATGGTTAGTATGAAAAATAAAAATGCAAAAATTACCATGAATATTCAAGAGGAATGGCAAGCTGTACTAGGGGAAAGTGCAGCGTTAGTGCAAGGCTGTTTGGTTGTAAGAGAAGAGTTTGCAAAAGAAAATCCAGAAATTGTGAATAATTTTTTGGAAGAATATAAAAAATCTGTTAATTGGGTAAATAAAAACAATGAAGAGGCTGGAAAGCTAGTTGAAAAGCATGGTATTGGTATGAAGGCAAAAATGGCTGAGTTAGCTATTCCGAGATGCAATATTGTTTTTCAGGATGCACAAAAATCGCAAAAAACAGTAGAGGGATATTTGAAGGTGCTTTATGATTTTTCACCAAAAGCTGTGGGAGGAAAGCTTCCAGATGAGAATTTTTACTATAAAAAATAA
- a CDS encoding response regulator transcription factor, with translation MIRKKILVVEDESRMRRLIGDYLKREGYHVLEAKDGKEGLRIFEEGNIDLVILDIMMPAIDGWTVCRKIRKVSDVPIVILTARSEESDELFGFELGADEYVTKPFRPKILVARVKALLKRRSMNIEKTIIFDGLEIDMDAHRVIINGEEIDMTPKEYELLVYMANNQGKALSREQILDGVWGYDYYGDLRTVDTHIKRLRIKLKDKNDIIQTVRGVGYRFEVKK, from the coding sequence ATGATTCGGAAGAAAATTTTAGTTGTTGAAGATGAAAGCAGAATGAGAAGATTAATAGGAGATTATTTAAAAAGAGAAGGCTATCATGTACTGGAGGCGAAAGATGGAAAAGAAGGTCTTCGTATTTTTGAAGAGGGAAATATAGATTTAGTGATTCTTGATATTATGATGCCTGCAATTGATGGTTGGACTGTTTGTAGAAAAATAAGAAAGGTATCTGATGTGCCGATTGTGATTCTTACTGCAAGAAGTGAAGAGTCTGATGAATTATTTGGATTTGAATTAGGAGCAGATGAATATGTGACAAAACCCTTTCGACCAAAGATTTTAGTAGCAAGAGTAAAAGCTTTGCTAAAGAGGAGAAGCATGAATATTGAAAAAACAATTATTTTTGATGGATTAGAGATAGATATGGATGCACACAGAGTAATTATTAATGGAGAAGAAATAGATATGACTCCTAAGGAATATGAACTTTTAGTTTATATGGCAAATAATCAAGGGAAGGCATTAAGTAGAGAGCAGATTTTAGATGGTGTATGGGGATATGATTATTATGGAGATTTAAGAACGGTGGATACACATATTAAAAGGCTTAGAATAAAGCTTAAGGATAAAAATGATATTATTCAGACTGTAAGGGGAGTTGGGTATCGATTTGAGGTGAAAAAATGA
- a CDS encoding FecCD family ABC transporter permease has translation MTYIQKRKGYKILFIFLLFLLCVLILFVSTLGVSDISFVEAVKILCSNIPFIGKYVVADAINESKKLIVLGIRLPRIILSSLIGMALAGSGVIFQGIFKNPMADPYVLGVSSGAAFGATIAIVFGLEATFIGFWAIAIMAFIGAITATLSVYYIAKIGNKTPIITLLLAGIALSFLLSSLISLIMTFHKEQIEKIVFWTMGSVSSASWKHVIFCAPVVLIGCIFFTMFARDLNLMLMGEETAKSLGVEVEKIKKLLLILASIVAASAVSVSGIIGFVGLIIPHIVRIIIGPDHRVLIAFTLVMGAIFMVIADTLARTLMPPTEIPVGVITSLFGTPFFIYILYKSKKQNAMR, from the coding sequence ATGACCTACATACAGAAAAGGAAAGGCTATAAAATTTTATTTATTTTTCTATTATTTTTATTGTGCGTATTAATTTTATTTGTAAGTACTCTTGGTGTTTCTGATATATCTTTTGTGGAAGCAGTTAAAATCTTATGTAGCAATATTCCATTTATAGGGAAATATGTTGTAGCAGATGCTATTAATGAGTCAAAAAAATTAATTGTTTTAGGGATCAGATTACCAAGAATTATATTGTCATCATTGATTGGTATGGCTTTAGCAGGATCGGGAGTAATATTTCAAGGTATTTTTAAAAATCCTATGGCAGATCCTTATGTGTTGGGGGTATCATCAGGAGCTGCTTTTGGTGCAACTATTGCAATTGTATTTGGCTTAGAAGCAACCTTCATAGGTTTTTGGGCAATAGCTATTATGGCTTTTATTGGTGCTATTACAGCGACATTAAGTGTTTATTATATAGCTAAGATTGGAAATAAGACCCCTATAATAACACTTTTACTTGCAGGAATAGCTTTAAGCTTTTTATTGTCTTCACTAATATCATTAATAATGACATTTCACAAAGAACAAATTGAAAAGATTGTTTTTTGGACGATGGGAAGTGTTTCTTCTGCAAGTTGGAAGCATGTGATATTTTGTGCTCCTGTTGTATTAATAGGGTGTATATTTTTTACTATGTTTGCTAGGGATTTGAATTTGATGCTGATGGGAGAAGAAACAGCAAAAAGTTTAGGAGTAGAAGTAGAAAAAATAAAAAAGCTCCTTCTTATTTTAGCTTCTATAGTGGCAGCATCAGCAGTTTCAGTAAGTGGAATTATTGGATTTGTAGGGCTGATCATTCCACACATTGTAAGGATAATAATAGGTCCAGATCATAGAGTGCTAATTGCTTTTACATTGGTTATGGGGGCAATATTTATGGTTATAGCAGATACCCTAGCAAGAACCTTAATGCCTCCAACAGAAATTCCAGTAGGAGTTATTACATCATTGTTTGGTACACCTTTTTTTATTTATATCCTTTATAAAAGTAAAAAACAAAATGCTATGAGGTGA
- a CDS encoding ABC transporter permease codes for MRIFTIKNKLPTILSILLLLFIWRMSSEIIASKIILPSPEATCKSLLILMKSENFFKIVLMTIKRGCIGFFLSCSLGLLIGLLTGSHLFLERLIEPILVVIKSTPIMSIIILALIWFKTEYVPIFVSFLVAFPIICVNVSEGIKSVDVKLLEMAKIYHVRKYRIILEIYLPAISRYFLAGVSTAMGIGWKAVIAAEVLSQPNFAIGTSLYNAKVYIETENVFAWTVIAVLLSFIFERAIRILEKKIMRWRG; via the coding sequence ATGAGAATTTTTACTATAAAAAATAAGCTTCCTACAATATTATCTATATTGCTTTTACTATTTATTTGGAGAATGAGCTCGGAAATAATTGCTTCGAAGATCATTCTCCCTTCTCCTGAAGCTACATGTAAAAGTTTATTGATTTTGATGAAATCAGAGAATTTTTTTAAAATAGTGCTAATGACTATAAAAAGAGGATGCATCGGATTTTTTTTATCTTGTTCTTTAGGACTTTTGATAGGCTTATTAACAGGAAGTCATCTGTTTTTAGAAAGGCTTATAGAGCCTATTTTAGTGGTTATTAAATCTACCCCTATTATGTCTATTATTATCTTAGCATTAATTTGGTTTAAGACAGAGTATGTACCAATTTTTGTTAGTTTCTTAGTGGCTTTTCCTATTATATGTGTAAATGTTTCTGAAGGAATAAAAAGTGTAGATGTGAAGCTTTTAGAGATGGCTAAAATATACCATGTGAGAAAATATAGAATTATCTTAGAAATATATCTTCCAGCGATCTCACGTTATTTTTTAGCAGGCGTTTCTACTGCTATGGGAATAGGCTGGAAGGCTGTTATTGCAGCAGAAGTTCTAAGTCAGCCAAATTTTGCGATAGGTACAAGCCTTTACAATGCAAAGGTTTATATTGAAACAGAAAATGTCTTTGCATGGACAGTGATAGCTGTGTTATTAAGCTTTATATTTGAAAGAGCTATAAGAATATTAGAAAAAAAGATTATGCGATGGAGAGGTTAA
- a CDS encoding FAD-dependent oxidoreductase, with amino-acid sequence MSKKYVVIGGVACGPKAAARLRRLDADAEITIIEKGDILSYGGCGLPYYLSGEVEDLEELWSTPVGVQRDEKFFKNVKNINVLSNTLAEKINRSQKKVEVMDLKTNEKFEIPYDKLVLAVGAVPNKPPIKGIDLNNVFELYHPKDAKKMRGIVEAGKVKEAVIVGGGLIGLEVAEALTKQGVKVTVIEMIDKVLPKMLDVEMSMLLMKDMKKNNVDVLTSTKVLEFEGDSDGNLKAVVTDKGKIDAQLALISVGVRPNIQLAQEAGLEISDNRGIKVNEYFETSDPDIYAGGDCIDNYNLVYNQSLYTPLGDLANIHGRIIANNIHGNKEKFPGTVGTSICKVFDFNVASVGMTEEMAKKKGIDFVTVLAASPDKAHFYPTGKPIFIKLIGERQTGKILGAQIVGYGDVAKRINMVSIGLYYGIKAKDLAKMDFAYAPPFSPAMDNLIVAANIMQNKIDGMAKAVSVMDVKKKLDNKEDFILLDVRGPEEVKTMSLPYENVKYIPLGALRKKYVELPKDKEIIAFCKISLRGYEAQRILEEKGFENVKFMDGGIISWPFECNM; translated from the coding sequence ATGTCAAAAAAATATGTTGTTATCGGAGGAGTAGCATGTGGACCTAAGGCAGCTGCGAGGCTAAGAAGATTAGATGCGGATGCTGAGATTACAATAATAGAAAAGGGAGATATTTTATCTTACGGTGGTTGCGGACTTCCTTATTATCTTTCTGGAGAGGTTGAGGATTTAGAGGAATTATGGTCTACTCCTGTGGGAGTACAAAGAGATGAAAAGTTTTTTAAAAACGTTAAGAATATCAATGTACTTAGCAATACATTAGCAGAAAAAATTAACAGAAGTCAGAAAAAAGTTGAAGTTATGGATTTAAAAACAAATGAGAAGTTTGAGATTCCTTATGACAAATTAGTATTAGCAGTTGGTGCGGTACCTAATAAGCCTCCAATTAAAGGAATAGACCTAAACAATGTTTTTGAGCTTTATCATCCAAAAGATGCGAAAAAAATGAGAGGCATAGTGGAAGCTGGTAAAGTTAAAGAAGCTGTTATTGTAGGTGGAGGTTTGATAGGCTTAGAGGTTGCTGAAGCTTTAACAAAACAGGGAGTTAAGGTAACGGTTATAGAAATGATAGATAAAGTGCTTCCTAAAATGCTGGATGTTGAGATGAGTATGCTTCTTATGAAGGATATGAAAAAGAATAATGTAGATGTTCTAACTAGTACAAAGGTATTAGAATTTGAAGGCGATTCTGATGGGAATTTAAAAGCTGTAGTTACAGATAAAGGAAAGATTGATGCACAATTAGCTTTAATTTCTGTTGGTGTTAGACCTAATATTCAGCTTGCTCAAGAAGCTGGTCTTGAAATAAGTGATAATAGAGGAATAAAGGTTAATGAATACTTTGAAACTAGTGATCCAGATATTTATGCAGGAGGAGACTGTATAGATAATTATAACCTTGTATACAATCAAAGCTTATATACACCTCTTGGAGACTTAGCTAATATTCACGGTAGAATTATCGCTAATAATATTCATGGAAATAAAGAAAAGTTTCCTGGTACTGTAGGAACAAGTATTTGTAAAGTTTTTGATTTTAATGTAGCATCTGTTGGAATGACAGAAGAAATGGCAAAGAAAAAAGGAATAGATTTTGTTACTGTTCTTGCAGCTTCTCCTGATAAGGCGCATTTTTATCCAACTGGAAAACCTATTTTCATTAAGTTGATAGGAGAAAGACAAACAGGAAAAATTTTAGGAGCGCAAATTGTAGGCTATGGTGATGTTGCAAAAAGAATCAATATGGTAAGTATTGGTCTTTACTATGGAATTAAAGCGAAGGATTTAGCAAAAATGGATTTTGCGTATGCACCACCGTTCTCACCTGCAATGGATAACTTAATTGTTGCTGCAAATATTATGCAAAATAAGATTGATGGAATGGCAAAGGCTGTTTCTGTTATGGATGTAAAGAAAAAATTAGATAATAAGGAAGATTTTATACTATTAGATGTTCGGGGACCAGAAGAAGTGAAGACTATGTCTTTACCATATGAAAATGTTAAATATATTCCTTTAGGGGCTTTAAGAAAAAAATATGTTGAGCTTCCAAAGGATAAAGAGATCATAGCATTTTGCAAGATCAGCTTAAGAGGCTATGAAGCTCAAAGAATTTTAGAGGAAAAAGGTTTTGAGAATGTGAAATTTATGGATGGTGGAATTATAAGCTGGCCATTTGAGTGTAATATGTAA
- a CDS encoding DUF3189 family protein — protein MLLHIIYHDVGGTHSTIIAASIHLHRLPINRLPTKDEILSIPLFDRLEKKDIGRLIYHGNDEYNNSVYTLSRQYAPHLAVNSIKTVLDMINKDQREALCVDTSPAVNNIMRIGGGSSRRLGLVAFGRPIVTYGTIKAYPKIIEIVKKTKLKIAP, from the coding sequence ATGCTTTTGCATATAATATATCACGATGTAGGAGGAACGCATTCCACTATTATTGCAGCTAGTATACATCTTCATCGGCTACCAATAAATCGTCTGCCTACAAAAGATGAAATCCTTAGTATCCCTTTATTTGATCGCTTAGAAAAAAAAGATATCGGCAGACTGATTTATCACGGAAATGACGAATATAACAATTCTGTTTATACGCTCAGCAGACAATACGCTCCCCATTTAGCCGTAAACAGCATCAAAACAGTACTTGATATGATCAATAAAGATCAAAGAGAAGCTTTATGTGTAGACACTTCTCCTGCTGTCAATAATATTATGCGCATTGGTGGAGGAAGCTCCAGAAGACTAGGCTTAGTAGCTTTTGGACGACCTATTGTTACCTACGGTACAATAAAAGCATATCCAAAAATTATCGAAATTGTAAAAAAGACAAAATTAAAAATAGCACCGTAA
- a CDS encoding DUF3842 family protein codes for MKVAIIDGQGGGLGRSIVEKIREHIKDNIEIIALGTNSLATSNMLKGGAHKGATGENAIKVMSQKVDVIVGPIAIIVANAMMGEITPDMAQNIADSNARKILLPMNRCNITIVGTMDFKINEMIMAIVEELYNFNN; via the coding sequence TTGAAGGTTGCTATAATTGATGGACAAGGTGGAGGACTTGGCAGATCTATTGTTGAGAAAATTAGAGAGCATATAAAGGACAATATAGAAATCATAGCTTTGGGAACAAATTCTCTCGCAACCTCTAATATGCTTAAAGGTGGAGCTCATAAAGGAGCAACAGGAGAAAATGCCATTAAGGTAATGAGTCAGAAGGTAGATGTAATAGTAGGACCTATAGCTATTATTGTAGCAAATGCCATGATGGGCGAAATAACACCTGATATGGCTCAAAATATAGCAGATAGTAATGCAAGGAAAATTTTGTTGCCAATGAACAGATGCAATATAACTATTGTAGGAACTATGGATTTTAAAATAAATGAGATGATTATGGCTATTGTTGAAGAACTTTATAATTTTAATAATTAA
- a CDS encoding ABC transporter substrate-binding protein: MIIISIILFCSCAKTNEKVEEQKEAEKKGQYPLTIVDSYNREVIIESEPKRVVSIAPNITETIFALGAGEKLVGRTDYCDYPEKVKSIASIGSLMEPNIEKIVALKPDLVVASTHFKEDVLNKLEELNVKVIVLYGEESFEGAYAIIGKLGKVLNAQEASEKIISSMKDQVKNVIDKVKNAERPEVYYVVSYGAGGDYTAGEGTFIDKMINLAGGKNAARDTTGWKYSLEKLIEKDPDILICSKYYDAKKGIMNTNGYKDLTAVKEGRLFEIDNNLLDRQGPRLADGLYELAKIIHPELFK, from the coding sequence ATGATCATCATTTCTATAATATTGTTTTGTTCTTGTGCTAAAACAAATGAAAAAGTAGAAGAACAAAAAGAAGCTGAAAAAAAGGGTCAGTATCCACTTACAATTGTTGATTCTTACAATCGGGAGGTTATAATTGAAAGTGAGCCTAAGAGAGTTGTATCTATTGCTCCAAATATAACAGAAACTATATTTGCTTTAGGGGCAGGTGAAAAATTAGTAGGAAGAACAGATTACTGTGATTATCCAGAAAAAGTAAAATCGATAGCGAGTATAGGAAGTCTTATGGAACCAAATATTGAAAAAATTGTAGCTTTAAAGCCTGATTTAGTAGTTGCATCTACTCATTTTAAGGAAGATGTACTAAACAAATTGGAGGAATTGAATGTAAAGGTTATTGTTCTTTATGGAGAGGAAAGCTTTGAAGGAGCTTATGCAATAATCGGTAAATTAGGGAAGGTGCTTAATGCACAAGAAGCATCAGAAAAAATCATATCTAGTATGAAGGATCAAGTTAAAAATGTTATAGATAAAGTAAAAAATGCAGAAAGACCAGAAGTTTATTATGTGGTAAGCTATGGAGCAGGTGGAGATTATACTGCAGGAGAGGGAACATTTATTGATAAAATGATAAACTTGGCAGGAGGGAAAAATGCTGCTAGAGATACAACTGGATGGAAGTATAGCTTAGAAAAATTAATAGAGAAGGACCCAGATATATTAATATGCTCAAAGTATTATGATGCAAAGAAGGGAATTATGAATACAAATGGATACAAGGATTTGACAGCAGTGAAAGAAGGAAGATTGTTTGAGATAGATAATAATCTTCTCGATAGGCAGGGACCAAGACTTGCAGATGGTCTTTATGAATTAGCAAAAATAATACATCCAGAATTATTTAAATAG